The proteins below come from a single Serratia fonticola genomic window:
- the nfi gene encoding deoxyribonuclease V (cleaves DNA at apurinic or apyrimidinic sites), translating to MIDTQALRAEQLRRAGEVIRHDDFLQDPPAFIAGADVGFEQEGAVTRAAIAILRYPSLELVEYQLARISTTMPYIPGFLSFREYPALIAAWEQLQQKPDLIFVDGHGISHPRRLGVASHFGLLVNVPTIGVAKKRLCGKFSPLDATVGSLAALEDKGEQLGWVWRSKERCNPLFIATGHRVSTDSALAWVQRCMAGYRLPEPTRWADAIASRRPAFVRWLQQHPEVS from the coding sequence GTGATCGATACTCAGGCTCTGCGCGCCGAACAGCTACGGCGCGCCGGGGAAGTCATTCGTCACGATGATTTTCTGCAAGACCCACCGGCGTTTATCGCCGGTGCGGATGTCGGTTTTGAACAAGAAGGCGCGGTAACACGCGCCGCCATTGCTATCCTGCGCTATCCTTCACTCGAGCTGGTGGAGTATCAGCTCGCCCGTATCAGCACCACCATGCCCTATATCCCCGGCTTTCTCTCGTTTCGCGAGTACCCTGCGCTGATCGCCGCCTGGGAGCAATTGCAACAGAAGCCCGACCTGATCTTTGTCGATGGCCATGGTATTTCCCATCCAAGACGCCTGGGGGTTGCCAGCCACTTTGGCCTGCTGGTCAACGTGCCGACCATTGGCGTGGCCAAGAAGCGTTTATGTGGTAAATTTTCCCCGTTGGACGCTACCGTTGGCTCGCTGGCCGCGCTGGAGGACAAGGGCGAACAGCTGGGATGGGTATGGCGCAGCAAAGAGCGCTGTAATCCGTTATTTATCGCCACGGGCCATCGCGTGAGCACCGACAGCGCCTTGGCCTGGGTGCAACGCTGCATGGCAGGCTACCGTTTGCCGGAGCCCACGCGGTGGGCCGATGCCATTGCCT